In Planifilum fulgidum, the sequence GGATGGTGGTTTTTCCGCAGCCGCTGGGACCGAGCAGGGTGAAGAATTCCCCCTCGCGGATCGACAGGTTCAGCCGCTTGACGGCCGTCACGTCACCGAACCGCTTGACCACTTGCTTTAATTCCACTCGACTCAACACGGATCACTCCAACTGTTTGGAATGCGGCTTTGGTGTTTTTGCGGAACTCATTTAACGGCGTGCGGGATGCGTCAGCGGTTCCGGCATGTTCGGCTCCGCCGCCTCATTCCTTGGTTTCCTTCGCCCGGTTTTTGATGTTTTCATCCCAGTATTTCATCCATTCGTCGGACTTTTCTTCGAGCAATTTCCAGTCGATCTCCATGGTCTTGATTTCGGTCTTGGCAATCCAGTCGGGGAGATCGGTGACGTCGGTCCGCGTCGGGATCCGGTAATACTTTTCGGCCAGCAGCTTCATCGCCTCCGGCGTGTTGACAAACTCATAGAAGGCCCGGGCCGCCTCCGGATGCTTGCTCCCTTTGACCAGGGCGATGCCCTCGGTCAGCACGGGGGTTCCGCTTTCCGGGATGACGAAATCAAAGGGATAGCCCTTGGTTTCCTTCAGCATGACCGTGTCCGGCATGTTCCAGACGGTGAGCAGTCCTTCCCCTTTCGCCACCTTGCTGTACATGATCTCCGGATTGGCCGTGTACTCCTTGGTGTTGGCGTCCAGTTTCCTCAGCCACTCATATCCCTCTTTCGGATCCCGGGTGTCCTTGTAGGTGCGGTAGATCATCGCCGAGTAGATCGTCCGCATCGTGCCGGAGGCGAGGGGGTAGCGGATGATGATCTTGTCCTTCCATTTGGGATCGAGCAGGTCGTCCCAATCCTTGGGGGCTTCCTCTTTGGAGAGGAGCTTGCTGTTGTACATGATCACCTCCGGAGTCTGGCTGGTGCCGGTCCAGGAGAAATCCTCCGCCCGGAACTCCTCGGGAAGGGAATCCTTGTAGCTGGGCTCATAGGGCTCCAGCAGTCCCTCGGCCCGCGCCTGTTCAAACATCACCGACGGGGCGCCCCACCAGACGTCCGCCTGGGGGTTGGCCTTTTCCGAACGGATCCGGTCCAGGATCTCCTGGGAGCCGATATCCAGCCACTGGACGTCGACGCCCGGATGCTCTTTTTCGAATTGCTTTTCAAATTCGCTCAGGATGTCCTTGCCGTGGGGGGAGTAGACGACCACCTTTTCCTCCAGGCCCTCATCGGAGGCGGACTTTTCCTCGCCCGCCAGGCAGCCGGACAGCGTCGAACCGGCGAGGACCAGGATCAGACCCAGCAACCATCCTTTGTGCATGCGCATGGATGATGCCCTCCTTTTGGTTTTGATCCGAGTCAAAGGACGCCGCCGATCGGGTCGCTGCATTCCTTGAGAACCAGGGCGGCCCCGCCGATCACGCCGGCGTCGCTTCCGAGCTGGGCCCGGCGAATTTCCGGCTGAGTCGGCGAGAGGCGCTTGACCGCCTCCCGGATCTTCGGCAGCACCAAATCGGCGGAACCCATCAATCCGCCGCCCAGGATGACCACCTCCGGATCAAACAGGACGACGGCGTTGATGATGCCCGCCGCCAGATGGCGGATCGATTGGGAGACGACCGACTTCGCCAGCGGATCTCCCTTTCGGGCCGCATCGAACACCTCCTTGGCCGTCAGGCGGCCGTTATCCCTGCGAAGGGGGGAGGACGGACCGGCTTTCTCCATTTGTCCGAGGACCTGGCGGACGATGCCGGGGCCTCCCGCCTTGCTCTCCAGAAAGCCGAATCCGTCAAAGACGGGATCGGTCCATCGGTCGACGGCGTCGGCGTCCGTCACCATCGATCCGATTTCGCCGGCGGCCCATCCGGACCCCCGGTACAGGGTTCCGTTCAGGATCAGACCGCATCCGATCCCGGTGCCGACGGTGATCATGATCACGTTTCGCTTGTCCTTACCCGCTCCTTTCCAACACTCTCCCAGAGCCGCCACATTGACGTCGTTGTCGACGTAGACCGGAAGGCGGAGTCGCTCTTCCAGCAACCGTTTCAAGGGAACATCCGTCCAGCCCAGGGCCGGGGCGGACAACACCACCCCGTCGGAGGCGCGGGTGATGCCCGGCGCCCCGATCCCCAGGCCGATGATGCGGACGCCCGGATCCACTTGCGAAAGAAAGCGGTCCAACTGCTCGCCGAGGGTGTCCAGCATGGAGGTGCGGGAGCTGGGAAATGTCCGCTTTTGTTTGATCTGACCGGCCAGGTTGCAGAGGGCGATCGTGGTCCCGTATCCCCCGATGTCCACGCCCACCGCCCAAGCCGCATCATCGTTGATGGAGAGGGTGATCGGCTTCCGTCCCCCCTTGGCTCCGGAAACCCCTTGTCCCACTTCCCGGATCCATCCTTCCCGGAGGAGTTCCTCGGTCAGCTGGGAGACCGTGGTGCGGCTGATCGCCGTTTCCTCGGCGATTTCCGCGCGGGAAACCGGCTGCCTGCGGCGGATGGTTTGAAGGATCAGCCGTTTGTTCATCTGCTTCAATATCTGCGGCTGATGGGGAGAGGTCTTTTCGTTTCGACGGCGCATGACTTCATCCTCACTATCGTGGTTGGTTTGTAAGCTTTTCGAATAAACGAGAAAAACAAAAAAACAAGGGATCTTTCAATTTTCAATATACACCAGTGACAAAAAAATTGGAATACTGAATTTTATTTGTCTGATGGAGGGATTGTCGGTGCCCGAACCGGCCGTTCGGAGCCTTTGAATGGAGGAGTCGCGGCAAGGCGATGACAGAGTGGGTTGGAAGCATCCAAGGCGACGTCTCGGTCTGCCTCGGCGGGAGGAGGGGGTTTTTCAAGTTTCGGAGATTGCGATGCCGAGGGGAGAAGGGTGGGGGATCAACGGCTGAAGCCGCCTGATCCGTCGAGGGGCCGGACATCCGGCCCTTTCGCGGTCAGGCGGCTTCACCGGCCGCCGGCGGGCGCCTCAGATTTACACCATCACCCGTTTCAGTTGCGACAGGAAGCGGGAACGGACCATCACAAAGTAGATGGTGTAAAGGATCAGATACGCCCCGATCGCCGCAAATCCGACCATGATCATGTTGGTCGGGAAATAGAACAGCGATGCGAGTCCCCAAAGCCCCACCAGCGTCTGAAGTGCCGCAAAGATCAAGGGGATGTAAAAGAGGAGGGCGATTTGGATGGTTGCGCTCCTTTTCATCTCCTTTTCGCTCAAACCGATTTTCGACAGGCTGTGGTAATGGCGCTGATCCTGCTGCAAGTCATTAAACAGTTTGAAATAGAGGAAGCTGGCGGTGAACACGGAGAAGATGGCCGCGATGAACAGACCCACGAAGATCATGATGCGGGTTGCCTGTTTCAGATTCACAAAGTTGCCGGCGCGGGACACGACGACGCCATCCGCCTTTCCTTCCCGGAGCCGATCCTTGTTCATTTTGTCCAACTTCGTTCCCAACCGGACTTCGGGCGAGTCCGTCGCGGGAACGGAGCGGTTGGACCATTCCGGAACGAGATACCCGTAATACTGCTCCGTTTGGATCGGCGGCAATTTCCGCATGACCCGCCTGAAATCCGCGTCGCTTACCACCGCCACATGTTGGCTGCCAAAGAGCGTTTTCGTCCATTCCTCTTTCTTGGTGAAGGCGATGCCGTCCGGTTCCTTCAGGGTCAACGCGGTGAGGTCCGGCAATTGGTGCTTCGCCAGCGTTGAATGGATCAACAAAGCCTCCCCCGGTTGCAAGGGCACCTGAGGCAATGCAAGGGATTTCGGCAATCGCTGCGGAAGGGAGCGGGATGGGCCGGTCTTTTCCTTATCCGGGGGATGAAGAGGCCTCAGGCGGATCCGCCTTTTCCTTTTTTTCGCGTTTTCGGACGCCGGATGAGGCCATCGCCTCCCTGGGCGTGCCCTCCGTCGGCGAATGGATTCCGGGGTTTTGGAACGGACCGGGAACAAGGGCAGGAAAGCCGAAAAAATAACCGCTCTCCAAAAAATTGAAGGAAGGGTCGGGCGCGGGAAAATCAATGAATCTCTTGCCGGGAGGGGGAGGACCTCATCGCGTCTGGAATTTTTTCGAAATTTTGTATAAAATTAAAGGTGGAGGACATGGGGGATCGATGTCCGAATCTCACCGTTCGGGGGTTGTGAAATGAGAAGGAACGGCAAGGCGATGTTGGCGCTGCTGTTGGCGGTTGTTTTGTCCTTTTCCCTGGGGCTATCTCCCCTGGGGGCCGAGGCCGGGGAGAAGGAGGATCCGGCCCTGTGGCAGGCGGTTCGTCCCCTGTCCACGATTGTCAGTTTTATGAATACGGGGGCGCATCCCGATGACGAGCGAAGCGCCCTGCTGGCCTGGCTGTCCCTCGGCCAGGGGGTTCGCACCTCCAGCGTGATCGCCAATCGGGGGGAGGGAGGGCAAAACGAGATCGGCGACGAGCTGGGGAACGGACTGGGCATTATCCGCAGCCGCGAGTTGCAGGAAGCATCCAGGGTGACGGATGTGGATCTCTTCCTCCTCAGCCGGACGCTGGACGACCCCATCTATGATTTCGGTTTTTCCAAGTCTCCGGAGGAGACGCTGGAGAAGTGGGGAGAGGAAGTGGTGTATGAACGGCTGATCCGCTTGATCCGGCAGGAGCGGCCGGATATCCTGATGCCCTCCTTCCGGGATGTGCCGTCACAGCACGGACACCACCGGGCGGTGGCGCAGCTGACCCTCCGCGCCTTCGCCGATGCCGCCAATCCCAAGGTGTTTCCGCAGCATATGAAGGAGGGCCTCTCCCCCTGGCAGGTGAAAAAATTGTACCTCCCGGGGGAAGAAGGGAAGGAAACGCTTCGATTCAACATCGGCACGGTGGACCCGGTGTACGGAAAGACCTATCCCCAGCTGGGAGAAGAGTCCCGCAAGCTGCACAAAAGCCAGGGGATGGGGCGCGACCTGCCGGTGGAGGATTACTTCGTGTCGCTGGAACTGGTGAAGTCGGCGGTCGGGGAGATCAAGCGGGAGCAATCCCTTTTTGACGGATTGCCGGTGACCCTGTCCGACTGGGCCGCCGATCTGCCCCAGGGCGCGCTGAAGAAGCGGCTCGTCCGGTTGCAGAGCCGGTTGGACGGGGTGATCGGCGCATATCCGGATCGCCGCGAAGTGACGAAAAGGGTGCAGCAGGCGCTGACGGAAACCCGGCAAGTGATCCGTCTGGCCGAGAAAAGCCCTTTGCCGGATTCGGCGAAAGAGGATCTGCTGTTTCGTCTCCGGGTGAAGGAGCGGCAGCTGCAGAAAGCGAGCGCCGTCGCCTCCCGGGTCGACGCGGCGGTGAAGGCAACCCCTTCGGTGTTGACGCGGGGGTCCACCGGGAAGGTTGTCGTGACGGTGACCAACGGGGGCGAAGATGCCTTGACGCATCTGAAGGTCGACCTGAAGGTTCCCGGTGCTTGGCGGGCGAAGCGCGCCTCCCTTCCGCGGACGATCCGGCCGGGAGAAAGCCGGAACATCGCCTTTGAGGTGAAAGTGCCGGAGAACGCTTCCTTCTTCGATCCCTACGCGCCCCCCGTCGTGCAGGCGGAGGTTTCCTACAAGCTTCGGGGGGAAACCGTGACCCGCACCGCCGTTCCTCGGCCGACGGAGCAGACCGTCGCCGTCCTTCCCGATTGGGGGATGCGCTTGATGCCGGAGGCGATGGTTCTGAACACGAAAAAGCCGGGAGAGCGGCTCACCGTGACGATGGAGGTGACCAATTACCGGAGCGGTCCCTCCTCCGGAAAGATCCGACCGCGTCTTCCCGAGGGATGGCGGGCGGAACCGGCGGCTGAGCAGCTGGCGTTTTCCGCCCGGGGAGAAACGAAGCGCGTCACCTTCACGCTGGAGCCCGGCTCGGCCGTCCGGCCGGGAGCTTACACCATCCCCGTGGAAGCGGTGGTGGACGGGCGTTCCCAGTCGTTGCAGGTGCAGCCGATCCACTATGATCACATCGGGACGAGCTATTGGCTGAGGCCGGCGGAGCTCCGCGTCCAGGCCTTCCCCCTCGAACTGGTTCCGGGGCTGAAGGTGGGTTATGTGGACAGCGGCTTCGATCAGGTGGGCGATTGCCTGCGCCAGGTGGGTGTCGATGTTACCTTCCTGGAGGAGGAGGACCTGGCATCCGGCGATCTCGCGCAATATGACGCCATCGTGGTCGGAATCCGCGCCTATCTTTCCCGCCCCGATCTGCTGGAGCACAACGACCGGCTGCTGGAATACGTCAAGGAAGGCGGCCACGTGGTGATGCAGTACCACAAACCCGAGGACAACTGGCGTCCCGAACTGGCTCCCTACCTCCTCCAACCGGGCAGTCCCTCCATCGAATGGCGGGTGACCGACGAAAACGCCCCGGTGACGTTCCTCAAGCCGGATCATCCGCTGCTGAAAGCGCCGAACGCCATCACGCAGGAGGATTTCGACGGGTGGGTTCAGGAGCGAGGGCTGTATTTCCCCTCCGAGTGGGATTCCGCCTATGAACCCCTCCTGTCCATGGCCGATCCCGGGGAGGAGCCCTTCGAAGGCGGCTTGCTGGTGGCCGACTACGGGGAGGGATCGTACATTTACACCAGCCTGGTCTGGTAC encodes:
- a CDS encoding extracellular solute-binding protein, whose protein sequence is MRMHKGWLLGLILVLAGSTLSGCLAGEEKSASDEGLEEKVVVYSPHGKDILSEFEKQFEKEHPGVDVQWLDIGSQEILDRIRSEKANPQADVWWGAPSVMFEQARAEGLLEPYEPSYKDSLPEEFRAEDFSWTGTSQTPEVIMYNSKLLSKEEAPKDWDDLLDPKWKDKIIIRYPLASGTMRTIYSAMIYRTYKDTRDPKEGYEWLRKLDANTKEYTANPEIMYSKVAKGEGLLTVWNMPDTVMLKETKGYPFDFVIPESGTPVLTEGIALVKGSKHPEAARAFYEFVNTPEAMKLLAEKYYRIPTRTDVTDLPDWIAKTEIKTMEIDWKLLEEKSDEWMKYWDENIKNRAKETKE
- a CDS encoding ROK family transcriptional regulator, which gives rise to MRRRNEKTSPHQPQILKQMNKRLILQTIRRRQPVSRAEIAEETAISRTTVSQLTEELLREGWIREVGQGVSGAKGGRKPITLSINDDAAWAVGVDIGGYGTTIALCNLAGQIKQKRTFPSSRTSMLDTLGEQLDRFLSQVDPGVRIIGLGIGAPGITRASDGVVLSAPALGWTDVPLKRLLEERLRLPVYVDNDVNVAALGECWKGAGKDKRNVIMITVGTGIGCGLILNGTLYRGSGWAAGEIGSMVTDADAVDRWTDPVFDGFGFLESKAGGPGIVRQVLGQMEKAGPSSPLRRDNGRLTAKEVFDAARKGDPLAKSVVSQSIRHLAAGIINAVVLFDPEVVILGGGLMGSADLVLPKIREAVKRLSPTQPEIRRAQLGSDAGVIGGAALVLKECSDPIGGVL
- a CDS encoding NEW3 domain-containing protein; this translates as MRRNGKAMLALLLAVVLSFSLGLSPLGAEAGEKEDPALWQAVRPLSTIVSFMNTGAHPDDERSALLAWLSLGQGVRTSSVIANRGEGGQNEIGDELGNGLGIIRSRELQEASRVTDVDLFLLSRTLDDPIYDFGFSKSPEETLEKWGEEVVYERLIRLIRQERPDILMPSFRDVPSQHGHHRAVAQLTLRAFADAANPKVFPQHMKEGLSPWQVKKLYLPGEEGKETLRFNIGTVDPVYGKTYPQLGEESRKLHKSQGMGRDLPVEDYFVSLELVKSAVGEIKREQSLFDGLPVTLSDWAADLPQGALKKRLVRLQSRLDGVIGAYPDRREVTKRVQQALTETRQVIRLAEKSPLPDSAKEDLLFRLRVKERQLQKASAVASRVDAAVKATPSVLTRGSTGKVVVTVTNGGEDALTHLKVDLKVPGAWRAKRASLPRTIRPGESRNIAFEVKVPENASFFDPYAPPVVQAEVSYKLRGETVTRTAVPRPTEQTVAVLPDWGMRLMPEAMVLNTKKPGERLTVTMEVTNYRSGPSSGKIRPRLPEGWRAEPAAEQLAFSARGETKRVTFTLEPGSAVRPGAYTIPVEAVVDGRSQSLQVQPIHYDHIGTSYWLRPAELRVQAFPLELVPGLKVGYVDSGFDQVGDCLRQVGVDVTFLEEEDLASGDLAQYDAIVVGIRAYLSRPDLLEHNDRLLEYVKEGGHVVMQYHKPEDNWRPELAPYLLQPGSPSIEWRVTDENAPVTFLKPDHPLLKAPNAITQEDFDGWVQERGLYFPSEWDSAYEPLLSMADPGEEPFEGGLLVADYGEGSYIYTSLVWYRQIQSQVPGGYRMFVNLISYPRVR